From the Acidilutibacter cellobiosedens genome, one window contains:
- a CDS encoding DUF3788 domain-containing protein: MLEKIPMEEELQQIMGGEKFKAWSEINSFIEKNYNVESMWNKGGKTGIYELKYRKGGKTLCALYPRELGIRILIIFGKAEREKFEDSRQEFTQYIKDFYDNTHQYHDGKWLYLDYNSDLSIEDIKKLILIKKKPNRK; this comes from the coding sequence ATGTTAGAAAAAATACCGATGGAAGAAGAACTACAACAAATTATGGGTGGAGAGAAATTCAAAGCATGGTCTGAAATTAATAGTTTTATTGAGAAAAATTACAATGTTGAGTCTATGTGGAACAAAGGGGGGAAAACAGGTATTTACGAACTCAAATATCGTAAAGGTGGTAAAACCCTTTGCGCGCTATACCCACGAGAACTAGGTATACGGATTTTAATAATATTTGGAAAAGCAGAACGGGAAAAATTTGAAGATTCAAGACAAGAGTTCACTCAGTACATAAAAGATTTTTATGATAATACACACCAATATCATGATGGGAAATGGTTATATTTAGATTATAATAGTGATTTATCTATTGAAGATATTAAAAAGCTTATTTTAATAAAGAAAAAACCTAATAGAAAGTAG
- a CDS encoding single-stranded DNA-binding protein — translation MIDVNELLEQAIRETEKLNEGEVFLVKDLFKGYVWNRIPRKDRLLLGTLFLNRVSKMNDNLKAIEKTSSNQQRYKKINL, via the coding sequence ATGATTGATGTTAACGAGTTACTAGAACAAGCTATCAGAGAAACTGAAAAGTTGAATGAAGGTGAAGTCTTTCTAGTTAAGGATCTGTTTAAGGGTTACGTATGGAACAGGATACCAAGAAAGGACCGGCTTTTGCTTGGAACTTTATTTCTTAATCGGGTTAGTAAAATGAATGATAATTTAAAGGCTATTGAAAAGACTTCTTCAAATCAGCAAAGATACAAAAAGATTAATTTGTAA
- a CDS encoding nucleotidyltransferase domain-containing protein: protein MVSKTDAIEIITYAEENGINIWIDGGWGVDALLEEETRAHNDIDLFVEESNSKKFVEILKEKGFVEVTEAYTTTSHTVWKDTKGRIIDLHIFKFNEQGYIVFEGEAYPPKVFSGIGKIGDKMVRCIDAENQVLFHLGYEHDENDMHDVKLLCERFNIPVPSEYK, encoded by the coding sequence ATGGTAAGTAAAACTGACGCCATTGAGATAATAACATACGCTGAAGAAAATGGAATTAACATATGGATTGATGGAGGTTGGGGAGTAGATGCATTATTAGAAGAAGAAACAAGAGCACACAACGACATTGATTTATTTGTGGAGGAAAGTAATAGTAAAAAGTTTGTTGAGATATTAAAAGAAAAAGGTTTTGTTGAAGTTACAGAAGCATATACCACCACATCTCACACGGTTTGGAAGGATACTAAAGGTAGGATAATTGACCTTCATATATTTAAGTTCAACGAACAAGGATACATTGTTTTTGAAGGAGAAGCATATCCTCCAAAAGTATTTAGTGGTATTGGGAAAATAGGCGATAAAATGGTCAGATGTATTGATGCTGAAAATCAAGTGTTATTTCATCTAGGCTATGAGCATGATGAAAATGATATGCATGATGTAAAACTATTGTGCGAGAGATTTAATATTCCTGTTCCGAGTGAATACAAGTAA
- a CDS encoding MerR family transcriptional regulator, whose product MSMKVKEVAELVGVSVRTLHHYDQIGLLTPKETTYSGYRLYSEEDLEKLQQILFFRELDFSLKEIKTIINSPSFNQQEALILQRKMLIEKRNRVDKMIETIDKTIKHTMGEIKMSNEERFEGINFRLNQYEQEARMRWGDQPVDEISAKLRDMAIDEQQDLSQNWDVIFNKLVQLRNYSPNSQEVQKTIKEWYDFLNKNFGKYSLDAFQGLGQLYIEDERFTQNIDQYSEGLAKFMSEAMKIFSVNQKKKGGSNANSN is encoded by the coding sequence ATGAGTATGAAAGTAAAAGAAGTAGCTGAATTGGTTGGTGTTAGTGTTCGTACACTTCATCATTATGATCAGATTGGGTTATTAACTCCAAAAGAAACCACCTATTCTGGCTATCGGCTTTATTCTGAAGAGGATCTTGAAAAATTACAGCAAATTTTATTTTTCAGAGAGCTTGATTTCTCCTTGAAGGAGATTAAAACGATTATCAATAGCCCTTCATTTAATCAACAGGAAGCGTTAATCTTACAACGGAAAATGTTAATTGAGAAACGAAATAGAGTCGATAAAATGATTGAAACCATTGATAAAACGATTAAACACACGATGGGAGAAATTAAAATGTCGAACGAAGAAAGGTTTGAGGGTATTAACTTTAGACTCAACCAGTATGAACAAGAGGCTCGCATGCGTTGGGGGGATCAACCTGTTGATGAGATAAGCGCAAAATTAAGAGACATGGCTATAGATGAACAACAAGATTTATCTCAAAATTGGGATGTGATTTTCAATAAACTTGTACAACTTCGCAATTATTCTCCTAACTCGCAAGAAGTACAAAAAACGATTAAAGAATGGTATGACTTTTTAAATAAGAATTTTGGTAAGTATTCTCTTGATGCCTTCCAAGGATTAGGCCAACTCTATATTGAAGATGAACGCTTTACACAAAACATTGATCAGTATAGTGAAGGATTGGCCAAGTTTATGAGTGAGGCAATGAAAATTTTTTCAGTAAATCAAAAGAAGAAAGGTGGTAGCAATGCAAATAGTAATTGA
- a CDS encoding DUF3795 domain-containing protein, producing the protein MTNLSKCGYCCDLCKAYSPNILKNDQRKGLSEMWKSCYDLDIPPENIYCDGCKCQKAEAKLIDTECPVRKCDINEEFSHCGECSNYPCDKFNKRKGLSAKEVQKILKADYDVSQYNEYLLAYDNKTRIDEYRRNNKD; encoded by the coding sequence GTGACTAATCTAAGTAAATGCGGTTATTGTTGTGATTTATGTAAAGCGTATTCACCTAATATATTAAAGAATGACCAGCGAAAAGGACTTTCTGAAATGTGGAAGAGCTGTTATGACCTTGATATTCCACCTGAAAATATTTACTGTGATGGTTGTAAATGCCAGAAAGCGGAAGCAAAACTTATAGATACTGAATGCCCCGTAAGGAAATGTGATATTAATGAAGAATTTTCTCATTGTGGAGAATGTTCCAACTATCCCTGTGATAAATTTAATAAAAGAAAGGGATTATCTGCAAAAGAAGTACAAAAAATATTAAAGGCTGATTATGATGTTTCTCAATATAATGAGTATTTACTTGCATATGATAATAAGACTAGAATTGATGAATATAGGAGAAATAATAAAGATTAA
- a CDS encoding ATP-binding protein, protein MADITEIRELAKKLNLWNIARGYIDLNDEKLSNLDYLQMILHKELEIRARQKQTKLRRASKLPNKVFELSNLNKGLEWQIKQLSHLTWLNEEQNVILLGKCGTGKTSLAVHLGETVIDNGHKTYYASIDTFISIVENKDINPKARATFSYMRECNLIIIDDVFYLEPTRSELQAFYRAVTFLNETRSMIFITNREISAWLDAVEDKHLCQTLLDRITANCQIIRLTDR, encoded by the coding sequence ATGGCTGATATAACTGAAATCCGCGAGTTGGCTAAGAAGCTAAATCTATGGAATATTGCCAGGGGATATATTGATTTGAATGATGAGAAGCTGTCCAACCTAGATTATCTCCAGATGATATTACATAAAGAACTAGAGATACGAGCCAGGCAAAAACAGACCAAACTAAGAAGGGCAAGCAAACTTCCCAACAAGGTATTTGAATTATCGAATTTAAACAAAGGTTTGGAATGGCAGATAAAACAATTATCCCATTTGACGTGGCTCAATGAAGAACAAAACGTTATTCTGCTTGGTAAATGCGGGACAGGCAAAACTAGTCTTGCAGTTCATCTTGGAGAAACAGTGATCGACAATGGACATAAAACCTACTATGCATCCATTGACACTTTTATATCTATTGTAGAGAACAAAGATATAAACCCAAAAGCAAGAGCAACCTTCTCCTATATGAGGGAGTGCAACCTGATTATTATTGATGATGTATTTTATCTAGAACCAACCAGGTCAGAGCTGCAGGCTTTTTATCGAGCAGTTACTTTTCTTAATGAAACAAGAAGTATGATTTTTATTACCAATCGTGAAATATCTGCATGGTTAGATGCAGTGGAAGACAAACATCTTTGTCAGACTCTGTTAGATAGAATAACAGCTAATTGTCAGATCATTCGCTTGACTGACAGATAA
- a CDS encoding recombinase family protein — translation MNRSGRKCVLYPCVSTEMQVDGFSLDGQKNSLKRFADREEMEIVDIHEDPGKSIKGRPAFKQMLCDIENGLDIDYILVYKLPRFGRNAADILNSLEHVQSFGVNLICIEEEIDSSQTSGKLLISVLSAVAKIERENIIEQTMNGRKEKARQGGWDGGSAPYGYYLKDKQLYIQEDEAEAVRIIFDKYVNGNMGFYKIANYLNLQGIQKIKCANGALAGWSTHFVRMIIDNPVYSGKIAFGRRTREKVKGTKNEYIITDDQHDAIICEELWNQAHEKREIAGIKSPSKIGRDRAHLLSGILKCPKYGGPMYTNKHAWTNKDSTYKEIYYYMFSKARIARGKNCDYKSMLKKTDIEPLVIEAIRELIKNQDFVTEIKSRIGKEIDTSTLNREPSNYESKLREVELNKTCLENEIDSLPEDTRFRERKLHDMTFRLDGLYDIIVELEEKIEDVKLRRKAVEQDAITPENIYTLLANFNNVYDKISDEEKKSLISSLIKEIEIFPCDKAELPLKSILFNFPAYKDGGDVCGFLWDKSTHVSTCLERIIMMS, via the coding sequence ATGAATAGGAGCGGAAGAAAATGTGTGCTTTATCCTTGCGTTAGTACCGAAATGCAGGTTGATGGTTTCAGCTTGGACGGGCAGAAAAACAGCTTAAAGCGTTTTGCGGACAGGGAAGAAATGGAGATTGTAGACATTCACGAAGATCCCGGTAAATCCATAAAGGGCAGACCCGCCTTTAAACAAATGCTCTGTGATATTGAAAATGGCTTGGATATTGATTATATTTTAGTCTATAAGCTCCCCCGCTTTGGCAGAAACGCAGCCGATATTTTGAATTCCTTGGAACACGTTCAATCCTTTGGTGTGAACTTAATTTGCATTGAGGAAGAAATCGATTCCTCACAAACAAGCGGAAAGCTCTTAATCTCCGTGTTATCTGCCGTTGCTAAAATAGAGCGTGAAAATATCATTGAGCAGACAATGAACGGACGAAAAGAAAAAGCCCGTCAAGGCGGCTGGGACGGCGGGTCTGCTCCCTATGGTTACTACCTCAAAGACAAGCAGCTCTATATTCAAGAAGATGAAGCCGAAGCGGTACGCATTATCTTTGACAAATATGTGAATGGTAATATGGGGTTTTATAAAATTGCCAATTACCTTAATTTGCAGGGTATCCAAAAAATCAAATGTGCCAATGGTGCTCTCGCTGGGTGGAGTACGCATTTTGTCAGAATGATAATCGACAATCCTGTGTACTCTGGAAAGATCGCCTTTGGCAGACGAACGAGAGAAAAGGTCAAAGGCACGAAAAATGAGTACATTATCACAGATGATCAGCACGATGCTATTATATGTGAGGAACTATGGAACCAGGCACATGAAAAGCGAGAAATAGCAGGCATAAAATCCCCATCTAAAATTGGCCGGGACAGGGCACACTTATTAAGCGGCATTCTAAAATGCCCGAAATACGGTGGCCCGATGTACACCAACAAACACGCTTGGACAAACAAGGACAGTACATATAAAGAAATTTACTATTATATGTTCAGTAAAGCTCGGATAGCGCGGGGAAAAAACTGTGACTATAAGTCTATGCTCAAAAAAACCGATATTGAACCGCTTGTCATTGAGGCAATCAGAGAACTGATTAAAAATCAGGATTTTGTAACCGAAATCAAATCAAGGATAGGCAAGGAAATTGACACTTCCACCTTAAACAGAGAACCGAGCAATTATGAATCCAAGCTGCGTGAGGTCGAGCTTAATAAAACTTGTCTTGAAAATGAAATTGACAGCCTGCCGGAAGACACTCGTTTTAGGGAACGTAAGCTCCATGATATGACCTTCCGGCTTGATGGATTATATGACATCATCGTAGAACTGGAAGAAAAAATTGAGGACGTTAAGCTGCGCCGCAAAGCCGTGGAGCAAGATGCCATCACACCGGAAAACATCTACACCCTGTTGGCAAACTTTAATAATGTGTATGATAAAATCAGCGATGAAGAGAAAAAATCTCTGATTTCTTCGCTAATCAAAGAAATAGAGATTTTCCCATGTGACAAGGCTGAACTGCCTTTGAAGTCTATTTTATTCAATTTTCCTGCTTATAAAGACGGTGGAGATGTTTGTGGGTTTTTGTGGGACAAAAGTACGCACGTCTCAACGTGCCTTGAGAGGATAATAATGATGTCGTAG
- a CDS encoding ABC transporter permease, which translates to MIKKNKGRYIGIVILILVGSLYFTAATGISTTLENMVVGFAEEYRQEDLTFSTDKPIQDIAALEEESGALIEAYRQYDVKLPNGELRLLSPGTKVNIPAVTSGRGLENPGDILLDPHFCQTQGLTIGGQIELNGKTFRIVGTMAVPNYVYIIKNLRDVLPTSGFGIGIVSGADLSAFPEASNEAVTVYGARFQDRKNIDAQTTKLHGLLSQKGYSLSEWLDSENNKRVSMPWGNISSMKSMSFPVATAFFLLSCLIVGVMIMRTVKSDGVVIGTLYAQGYRRRELTRHYMTIPVLLSAVGGLAGTLLALPCVRPVVNSMLASYILPDKGNTFSPLNLALAVLVPVALIGLSSFLAIRRILRKTAVDLMKGDEQKAKVNFIERALRLDRLQFNTKFRIREQVRSIPRLLFLVLGVSAASMILLFGFTYNYSMDVVMDKGSITRYQYPLEYNFKEIQNLQERAVPKGAEPYNALRCYPEGRESVEFYLVGMEPDSIGFKVNDMQGNALSRDQVNISSPLASRLKLTEGDTIRFVNKLDGKSYSLAIDGIVEAYGEQFVYMPFDEFNRMTGQPVGSYSTVLSSHEIDFDESLLSGVMDARNPEAYEDLNALTTLIVTSVTALAVLIAVIILFLVTSLMIDENRNTISLLKIFGYRGKEVTNLILNSSTPAVFVGFWLGLPFMLAFGNVLYGYVAEITNMLIPMTVNPLYVLISFALIFAVYEITKRLCGRKLAKISMSEALSELLGRSQYTPTNLKKSYHFFVPSINRQRKSMYNN; encoded by the coding sequence ATGATCAAGAAAAACAAGGGCCGATATATCGGCATCGTGATTCTGATTCTTGTAGGCAGCTTATATTTCACCGCGGCTACGGGCATATCAACTACCCTCGAAAACATGGTCGTCGGGTTTGCGGAAGAATACAGGCAGGAAGACCTGACTTTTTCCACTGACAAGCCCATTCAGGACATTGCGGCTCTGGAGGAAGAATCCGGTGCGCTGATAGAAGCTTACCGGCAATACGACGTAAAATTGCCTAACGGGGAACTGCGTCTTCTCAGCCCTGGCACGAAGGTCAATATCCCTGCGGTAACATCAGGACGCGGCCTTGAAAATCCGGGGGATATTCTGCTTGATCCGCACTTTTGCCAGACACAGGGCCTCACGATCGGCGGTCAGATTGAGTTGAACGGCAAAACCTTTCGTATCGTAGGTACAATGGCCGTGCCCAATTACGTTTATATCATCAAGAATCTTCGCGATGTGCTGCCGACCAGCGGCTTTGGCATCGGGATCGTTTCCGGCGCGGATCTTTCGGCGTTCCCGGAGGCATCCAACGAGGCGGTTACGGTCTATGGAGCGCGTTTTCAGGACAGGAAAAACATTGATGCGCAGACGACAAAACTGCACGGGCTTTTAAGCCAAAAAGGGTATTCCCTTTCCGAGTGGCTGGACTCCGAGAATAACAAGCGCGTCAGCATGCCCTGGGGAAACATTTCCAGCATGAAGTCCATGAGCTTTCCCGTAGCGACAGCTTTTTTCCTTCTGAGTTGCCTGATTGTAGGTGTGATGATTATGCGCACGGTAAAATCCGACGGAGTAGTCATCGGAACGCTGTACGCGCAGGGCTACCGCCGCCGTGAACTGACCCGGCATTATATGACAATTCCCGTGCTGCTGTCCGCGGTGGGAGGTCTTGCCGGCACACTGCTTGCGCTGCCGTGTGTAAGGCCTGTTGTTAATTCTATGTTGGCTTCCTATATCCTGCCTGATAAAGGCAATACCTTCTCTCCATTAAACCTGGCGCTTGCCGTGCTGGTGCCGGTGGCTTTGATCGGCCTGTCGAGTTTTCTTGCGATACGCAGAATCCTCAGGAAAACCGCCGTCGATCTGATGAAAGGCGATGAGCAAAAAGCAAAGGTGAATTTTATTGAACGCGCACTCCGGCTGGATCGTCTTCAATTCAACACCAAATTCCGAATACGCGAGCAGGTACGAAGCATCCCGCGTCTGCTGTTCTTAGTGCTGGGCGTGAGCGCAGCGTCTATGATATTGCTGTTTGGTTTCACCTACAACTACTCAATGGATGTGGTAATGGACAAAGGGTCGATCACAAGGTACCAGTATCCCCTGGAGTATAATTTCAAAGAAATACAGAATTTGCAGGAGAGGGCCGTCCCGAAAGGGGCGGAACCGTACAACGCGCTTCGCTGTTACCCCGAAGGTCGGGAATCGGTCGAGTTTTATCTGGTGGGTATGGAGCCGGATTCCATCGGCTTCAAAGTGAACGACATGCAGGGAAACGCGCTGTCCAGGGACCAGGTCAATATCTCGTCTCCGCTGGCCAGCCGGCTGAAGCTTACGGAAGGGGACACGATCCGTTTCGTAAACAAGCTGGACGGAAAATCCTACAGCCTGGCAATCGACGGGATCGTCGAAGCCTACGGCGAGCAATTTGTTTATATGCCCTTTGATGAGTTCAACCGCATGACCGGTCAGCCTGTCGGAAGCTACAGCACCGTGCTCAGCAGCCATGAGATCGATTTTGACGAAAGCCTGCTTTCCGGCGTGATGGACGCGCGGAATCCCGAGGCGTATGAAGACCTAAACGCGCTTACGACGCTGATCGTCACGTCCGTAACAGCCCTGGCCGTATTGATCGCGGTCATTATTCTTTTCCTCGTGACGTCGCTGATGATCGACGAGAACCGGAACACCATCTCTCTGCTCAAGATATTCGGCTATCGCGGGAAAGAGGTGACGAATCTGATTCTGAACAGTTCCACCCCGGCGGTGTTTGTCGGCTTCTGGCTTGGGCTGCCGTTCATGCTGGCCTTCGGGAATGTCCTGTATGGTTACGTCGCGGAGATCACCAATATGCTGATACCCATGACGGTGAACCCGCTGTATGTCCTGATCAGCTTTGCATTAATCTTTGCGGTGTATGAGATCACCAAGCGGCTGTGCGGAAGAAAGCTCGCGAAAATATCCATGAGTGAGGCGCTGAGTGAATTACTTGGCCGCAGCCAATACACGCCGACAAATCTAAAGAAAAGTTACCACTTTTTTGTTCCAAGTATAAACAGGCAACGAAAATCAATGTATAACAACTGA
- a CDS encoding recombinase zinc beta ribbon domain-containing protein: MKIRGFKQCGDIYRRVHWNNRGYKSIVWRCVSRLEEKGSECTAPTINEETLQTAVVKAINELLANKKPFLSTLQKNIATVLNEENDNATDNIDRKLEKLQQRLLIQAKSKNDYEDMADEIYHLRELKQNALVENAEREGKRQRIADMTDFLNEQSCELEEYDEQLVRRLIEKVTIYEDKLTVEFKSGIEIGIEI, from the coding sequence GTGAAAATTCGCGGTTTCAAACAGTGCGGTGATATTTACCGACGGGTACATTGGAATAACCGAGGCTACAAGTCTATTGTTTGGAGATGCGTCAGCCGTTTGGAGGAAAAAGGGTCTGAATGTACGGCTCCTACCATAAACGAGGAAACATTACAGACAGCAGTGGTCAAGGCTATTAACGAACTTTTGGCTAACAAAAAGCCCTTCCTCTCAACGTTACAGAAAAACATAGCCACCGTACTTAATGAAGAAAATGATAATGCCACAGATAATATTGATAGAAAATTGGAAAAATTACAACAACGGCTTCTTATACAAGCAAAGTCCAAGAATGACTATGAAGATATGGCTGATGAAATTTACCACCTTCGTGAATTGAAGCAAAATGCACTTGTAGAGAATGCAGAGCGAGAAGGGAAAAGGCAACGAATCGCTGATATGACTGATTTCTTGAATGAACAATCCTGCGAATTGGAGGAGTATGATGAACAGTTAGTAAGGCGACTTATTGAGAAAGTAACGATATATGAAGATAAGCTCACCGTTGAATTCAAGTCTGGGATTGAGATAGGCATAGAAATATAA
- a CDS encoding DUF2268 domain-containing protein — protein sequence MQIVIEDTIKQYEKLFSMEEEREDFYRYSMMKPFEKMWNIINVPLKANQPNGYDVIMATKMLGYLDISNTETGKIALEMLKEIQALQTAYDTLKICVNFIQKNNLKINADELKFGMYIADPKKLELQKGYCGFGGIPGFIQVSIYPNSYNIPKIPAVIAHEFHHNIRFSYFDWDHGNVTVGDYLIIEGLAESFARELYGDEFLGPWVTSFDKEDLEYSTEIIKESLDVKGFAEVSSYMFGDTIAKEQGYQPVGLSPFAGYAVGYQAVQSFMKVNNVGIEEATLLDTKEILYNCELFTK from the coding sequence ATGCAAATAGTAATTGAAGATACAATTAAACAATATGAAAAATTATTTAGTATGGAAGAAGAGAGAGAAGACTTCTATCGATATTCAATGATGAAGCCCTTTGAAAAAATGTGGAATATCATTAACGTTCCATTAAAGGCAAATCAACCTAATGGATATGACGTAATAATGGCTACAAAAATGCTTGGTTACCTTGATATATCAAATACCGAAACTGGAAAGATTGCGTTAGAGATGCTAAAAGAAATTCAAGCTCTTCAAACTGCCTATGACACTTTGAAGATCTGTGTTAATTTTATTCAAAAAAATAATCTGAAAATAAATGCCGATGAGTTAAAATTTGGAATGTATATAGCTGATCCAAAAAAGCTCGAATTGCAAAAGGGATATTGTGGGTTCGGTGGAATCCCAGGTTTTATTCAAGTATCTATTTATCCTAATTCCTATAATATTCCGAAGATACCTGCTGTAATTGCACATGAATTTCATCATAATATCCGTTTTTCATATTTTGATTGGGATCATGGGAACGTTACTGTTGGTGATTACTTAATTATAGAGGGGTTGGCAGAGTCTTTTGCAAGAGAACTGTATGGTGATGAATTTTTAGGACCTTGGGTTACTTCTTTTGACAAAGAGGACTTGGAATATTCAACAGAGATAATAAAGGAGTCACTAGATGTTAAAGGATTTGCTGAGGTTAGTAGTTATATGTTTGGTGACACTATTGCAAAAGAACAGGGCTATCAACCTGTTGGCTTATCACCATTTGCTGGTTATGCAGTGGGTTACCAAGCGGTACAATCCTTTATGAAAGTCAATAATGTAGGAATAGAAGAAGCTACCTTACTTGATACAAAGGAAATATTATACAATTGCGAACTATTTACAAAATAA
- the istA gene encoding IS21 family transposase: MIGIEQYQKIQEYKALGLAQTKTAKAMGITYTSVSKYWNMSKEDYAREAEQEKYHMDNYRQYILEQLKLCPQIRDTNIYLKLIEAFPDLQVKRATFYRYMKALREQHGYQHTSKRKISPREVSPPGYEAQADFGQYKLKDMYGRIVRVYFYCMVLSYSRMKFVYFSPDPFTTKTAIKAHNYAFQYFGGRPQTILYDLDRVYVVSENLGNIIFVPAFEEYVKRIGYSVSLCRPRDPQSKGKVEEVIGYVKQSFLEGRVYTGIDSLNSAALAWLDREGNGRVHTVTRKVPREMFIEEQKQLIHVKPYSEASSTVASFDSNGVVSYKGNRYQIDVGMMGAHQRIRIEDDGEILLFYDTDTNELLAKYPVTEDTGQIFKTEEKNNRNRVSHAIIKQYFAEHEIAQEFIRRMEQEQPKYFNSHCIRLNRMTKFYSMEQMLDGIRYCIETERCNAYELVAYIMYKYGEHIAKKFLPNQQYFNHLTRSKEIRREIDG; this comes from the coding sequence ATGATTGGTATAGAGCAATATCAAAAAATCCAGGAATATAAAGCACTTGGACTCGCCCAGACCAAAACTGCTAAAGCGATGGGGATCACCTATACTTCTGTCAGTAAATACTGGAATATGAGCAAAGAGGATTATGCCAGGGAAGCTGAGCAGGAAAAGTATCATATGGATAATTACCGGCAGTACATATTAGAACAATTGAAATTATGTCCGCAGATCAGGGACACCAATATTTATCTCAAATTAATTGAAGCCTTTCCTGATTTACAAGTTAAACGAGCTACTTTCTATCGCTACATGAAAGCTTTAAGGGAACAGCACGGGTATCAGCATACCAGTAAGCGGAAAATCTCACCACGTGAAGTCTCGCCACCAGGATATGAAGCGCAGGCTGATTTTGGTCAGTACAAACTTAAAGATATGTATGGACGAATTGTGAGGGTATATTTCTATTGTATGGTTCTGAGTTATAGCAGAATGAAATTTGTTTACTTTTCACCGGATCCCTTCACAACCAAAACAGCTATAAAAGCTCACAATTATGCTTTCCAGTACTTTGGAGGAAGGCCTCAGACAATTCTATATGATCTTGATCGGGTCTATGTAGTTAGCGAAAATCTAGGGAATATCATATTCGTACCGGCCTTTGAAGAATATGTTAAGCGTATTGGCTACAGTGTTTCGTTATGCAGGCCTAGAGATCCTCAGAGTAAAGGCAAGGTAGAAGAGGTAATTGGATATGTCAAGCAAAGTTTTCTAGAGGGGAGGGTATATACCGGAATTGACAGTCTCAACAGTGCAGCTCTTGCATGGTTGGATAGAGAAGGCAACGGGAGAGTTCATACTGTGACTAGAAAAGTGCCACGAGAAATGTTTATTGAAGAACAAAAACAGCTGATTCATGTCAAACCATATTCAGAGGCATCAAGTACTGTGGCATCCTTTGATTCCAATGGAGTGGTCAGTTATAAAGGGAATCGTTATCAGATTGATGTAGGTATGATGGGTGCACATCAACGTATACGTATTGAGGATGATGGTGAAATACTTCTATTTTATGATACTGATACTAATGAATTATTAGCTAAGTATCCAGTAACAGAAGATACTGGACAGATATTCAAAACTGAGGAAAAAAACAACAGAAACAGGGTTTCTCATGCTATTATAAAACAATATTTTGCAGAGCATGAAATCGCTCAGGAATTTATACGGCGGATGGAACAGGAACAACCAAAATATTTTAATAGCCATTGCATTCGCTTAAATCGCATGACGAAGTTCTATTCGATGGAGCAAATGCTTGATGGGATAAGATACTGCATTGAGACTGAACGCTGTAATGCCTATGAACTTGTGGCTTACATAATGTATAAGTATGGTGAGCACATAGCAAAGAAGTTCTTACCAAATCAGCAGTATTTCAATCATCTGACACGTAGCAAGGAGATAAGGAGGGAAATCGATGGCTGA